A genomic window from Henningerozyma blattae CBS 6284 chromosome 3, complete genome includes:
- the NIP1 gene encoding translation initiation factor eIF3 core subunit c (similar to Saccharomyces cerevisiae NIP1 (YMR309C); ancestral locus Anc_5.9), whose translation MSRFFASTTYDYESGSSSSEEDLLSSSSEDELLSSSGDESQDLQNDDSDDSFFENDESEEESDFDSDDSDSKPYGPDWFKKPEFRKGGASNKFLKGNRYSDSDDSDDEGAKVVVKSAKEKLLDEMQMVYNKIDAAELTNDWVTILNEFETITKLLIRSQQQNFGIPNIFIKVIAQIEDAVSEVQNNNANNEEASTTSNAMEEIMKNKAVARAFNTMKQRIKKTARENEQLLEDLRKDPESFDKEPTVDLEVSLAPEPATFTLKNAAANLSSMANATSEVNFFSALQIVLDSRGKKNVDQSTMVKTMQELINIAKSPYELIMGYLTLIPVRFDSSATLAYQPVDQWKSSLNDIESLMNILDENINKYQVTELTKKNDSIEIEPTANEKGVKQILGSLFSFVERLDDEFNKSLLNTDPHSSDYLLRLRDEQSVYNLILRVQLYMEAILNEDEQKKVLNRVFIRRLDHIYYKQMNLINIIESTAWENVPSQYTSKYIPYEGTVNDSYIATLIKCLSETVSSQSNELFTKRAILYHIYFIAVNVDFYAAKDMLLNSKVQEYINTSDPSVQILYNRVVVQLGLAAFKLCLIEDCHQVLNELLCSPHLKEILGQQSLHRIVAPTNPNNTSEQREQLCLPYHQHINLDLIDIVFLTSSLLIEIPQMAAFYSGIKVRKLPFSQRSARRLLEHYEKSSFQGPPETLRDYVLHAAKSMQNGDWKQCYEFLKSIQTWNLLHNSEEVLEKLIERIQIESLKTYFLTYRRFYSSFSIVKLSELFSLSEEKIIEVLDDAIKKFGINVSIDETKKLVKVEKGEAISKLEEVALKLRKEYKLGGDRFKLGGGRR comes from the coding sequence ATGTCTCGTTTCTTTGCTTCTACTACCTACGATTATGAAAGTGGTAGCTCTTCAtctgaagaagatttattatcttcttcttccgaagatgaattattatcttcttcTGGAGATGAATCTCAGGATCTTCAAAATGATGATTCTGATGATTCCTTCTTCGAAAATGACGaatctgaagaagaatctGATTTTGATTCTGATGATTCTGACAGCAAGCCTTACGGTCCAGATTGGTTTAAAAAGCCAGAATTTAGAAAAGGTGGTGCTTCTAACAAATTCTTAAAGGGTAACCGTTATTCCGACTCTGACGATTCTGATGACGAAGGTGCTAAGGTTGTTGTTAAATCTgctaaagaaaaattattagatgaaatGCAAATGGTCTATAATAAGATTGATGCTGCAGAATTAACTAATGATTGGGTCACAATTTTGAACGAATTCGAAACTATCaccaaattattaattagatctcaacaacaaaattttggtattccaaatattttcattaaagtTATTGCACAAATTGAAGATGCAGTAAGCGAAGTTCAAAACAATAATgctaataatgaagaagctTCAACTACATCCAATGCCATGGAagaaattatgaaaaataaagcaGTTGCTAGGGCCTTCAATACTATGAAgcaaagaattaaaaagacTGCCAGAGAAAATGAGCAACTATTGGAAGATTTAAGAAAAGATCCAGAATCCTTTGATAAAGAACCAACTGTTGATTTAGAGGTTTCTTTAGCTCCAGAACCTGCTACATTCACTTTGAAGAATGCTGCTGCTAACTTATCTTCAATGGCAAATGCTACATCGGAAGTTAACTTCTTTTCTGCTTTACAAATTGTTTTAGACTCTAGAGGTAAGAAAAATGTTGACCAATCTACAATGGTTAAAACAATGCAAGAATTGATCAACATTGCCAAATCTCCATATGAATTAATCATGGGTTACTTAACTTTGATTCCTGTTAGATTTGATAGTTCTGCAACTTTAGCTTATCAACCAGTTGATCAATGGAAGTCTTCCTTGAACGATATTGAAAGcttaatgaatattttggatgaaaatattaataaatatcaagTTACTGAATtaacgaaaaaaaatgacTCCATTGAAATTGAACCTACTGCTAATGAAAAAGGTGTTAAACAAATTTTGGGTTCTTTGTTCTCATTTGTTGAAAGattagatgatgaattcaacaaatcattattaaatactgATCCACATTCAAGTGATTACTTATTACGTCTGAGAGATGAACAATCTgtttataatttgattttaagAGTTCAATTATACATGGAAGCAATCttaaatgaagatgaacAAAAGAAGGTTTTGAATCGTGTATTCATTAGAAGATTAgatcatatttattataagcaaatgaatttaattaatatcattgaaTCCACTGCTTGGGAAAATGTTCCATCCCAATATACCTCTAAATATATTCCATATGAAGGAACTGTTAATGATTCTTATATTGCTACCTTAATTAAATGTTTATCTGAAACAGTAAGCTCTCAATccaatgaattatttactaAACGTGCTATCTTATATCATATCTATTTCATTGCTGTGAATGTTGATTTCTACGCTGCTAAGGATATGCTATTAAACTCTAAAGttcaagaatatattaatacCTCTGATCCATCTGTTCAAATCTTATACAACAGGGTCGTTGTACAATTAGGTTTGGCTGCATTTAAATTATGTTTGATTGAAGATTGTCATCAAGTCTTGAACGAATTATTATGCAGTCCTcatttgaaagaaattttgGGTCAACAAAGTTTACATAGAATTGTTGCACCAACTAACCCAAACAACACATCTGAACAACGTGAACAATTGTGTTTACCATATCATCAACATATTAATTTGGATTTGATTGATATTGTTTTCTTAACAagttcattattaattgaaattccACAAATGGCTGCGTTCTATTCTGGTATTAAGGTGAGGAAATTACCATTCTCTCAAAGATCTGCCCGTCGTCTATTAGAACACTACGAAAAATCCAGTTTCCAAGGTCCTCCAGAAACTTTGAGAGATTATGTTTTACATGCTGCTAAATCTATGCAAAATGGTGATTGGAAACAATGTTACgaatttttgaaatctaTTCAAACTTGGAATTTATTGCATAATTCTGAAGAAGTTCTTgagaaattaattgaaagaattCAAATCGAAAGTTTGAAGACATATTTCTTAACTTATAGAAGATTTTACTCCAGTTTCTCTATTGTTAAATTGAGTGAGTTATTTAGTCTAagtgaagaaaaaattatcgaAGTTTTGGACGATGCTATTAAGAAATTTGGTATTAATGTTAGCATTGATGAAACTAAGAAATTAGTTAAAGTTGAAAAAGGTGAGGCTATTAGTAAGTTGGAGGAGGTTGCTTtgaaattaagaaaagaatataaacTCGGTGGTGACCGTTTTAAACTTGGGGGTGGTCGTCgttaa
- the YOR1 gene encoding ATP-binding cassette transporter YOR1 (similar to Saccharomyces cerevisiae YOR1 (YGR281W); ancestral locus Anc_5.10) produces the protein MPHVSSSTGKVTGHDKLRHVTSVHSTHSTHSTHSTHSTQSSAQSTSESSSPLAFLTETDLERATHSELDPQKRLFRWLHYGPMPPVPDGENRPVHPYYSTGPISRVLLWWVTPLLRVGYRRTIQPNDLFAMHPRMSVEKLHAEFEQALKRRTRRAFDSQQPPPRFAVLWALAYTFRYQYLLSVIFAVLANCTSALTPLLTRRLISSVEKRAYEGQGVGPGVGYAIGACVMLLINGFLFHHFLYFAQMTGVQAKSVLLQAAVFKSSRLSNRARSRFPSGNIQSLASTDLARLEFAISFQPFLAGFPATLAAATTLLIIYLGAIALVGIGVFFLALILMMVLFRHVIQTRIKSNVLTDQRVRLMRELLGAARNIKLYAWEDACESRVAEVRSKETARVTRMQLLKNAAIAMAVSLPNVASLTTFLSLYALNHSSSGLMGGIGGRDVGSVFASLSLFQVLGLQMFFLPVAIGTGIDMILGLDRIQKLLLEEEMGDHPIHPGKGDLETHEDQVEMIEIVNLDKQDKLDQDKSDHYNTESTSSGKILSSSQISLPNDSLPNDSAAITVNDCTFAWDSEDPNDETKDKTKDKDSKSKDSKSKDKKSKDKKSKDKQKGPEEKEAPTILKPLLSNINFTIPKGEFVVVTGPVGSGKTSLLFALAGLMEQLSGEMNHSGDLLLCGIPWVQNATIRDNILFGSPYDPTFYKRVLHVCALESDLENLPAHDKTEVGERGVTLSGGQKARISLARAVYKNKDIYLFDDVLSAVDARVGRHIMDYCMNDHLSDKTRILATHQLSLVEKADRIIVLSTSKDAPHFEIGTFKELIKTNSTLQSLMQFTSSQSENENEDEDENEEDIKQEALQKIQTHVSINSVEQDGALVSSEERAVNSITWHVYKTYVQAATGKLWFISLPSYFIFVIGTTFCNLFSSVWLSYWSEDKFHNRSPSFYMGLYSFFVFGSYIFMNGQYTLLCYMGVVASKTLNLQALHKILHTPMSFMDTNPLGRILNRFTKDTDALDNELTENLRLAMSQIANIIGVGAMCIIYLPWFAIAIPFLLLIFLLIADHYQSTGREVKRLEAIQRSFVYNNLNEMLTGMDTIKAYNAQDRFATKSEFLIDKMNEAAYISIAVQRWAGIFLDLVAVAFALIITLLCVTRQFHISGADTGVLLTYVLQLPGLLNTVLRALTQTENDMNSTERLVSYATQLPQEAQYRKPECSPPIDWPQNGHIVFENINFAYRPGLPIILKNFNLIIKPNEKIGICGRTGAGKSTIMNALYRLTELTTGKIIIDDIDISNLGLYELRSKLAIIPQDPVLFRGNIRRNLDPFDEYQDDLLWESLVKAGAIDSQELETVKSQDKNSDAKNLHKFHLNQSVDEDGNNFSLGERQVLALTRALVRQSKILILDEATSSVDYETDAKIQNLIATAFNHCTILCIAHRLKTILNYDRILVLEKGEVAEFDTPWNLFNNDGIFKSMCSRANITEEDFPKQKQI, from the coding sequence ATGCCGCACGTGTCTTCTTCAACCGGGAAGGTCACGGGGCACGATAAGCTGCGCCACGTGACCTCCGTGCATTCCACGCATTCCACGCATTCCACGCACTCCACGCACTCCACGCAATCCTCTGCACAATCTACAAGTGAATCTTCATCTCCACTGGCGTTCCTTACTGAAACTGATCTTGAAAGAGCTACGCATTCCGAATTAGACCCTCAAAAACGTCTATTCCGTTGGTTACATTATGGTCCGATGCCGCCTGTTCCCGATGGGGAAAACAGGCCCGTACACCCTTACTACTCGACAGGCCCCATATCACGTGTTTTGCTTTGGTGGGTAACACCTTTGTTACGTGTTGGTTATCGTAGAACTATTCAACCCAATGATTTATTTGCCATGCATCCAAGGATGTCTGTTGAAAAGCTTCATGCAGAATTCGAACAAGCGCTGAAGAGAAGAACACGTCGCGCGTTCGATTCCCAACAGCCGCCACCTCGTTTTGCTGTCTTATGGGCATTGGCATATACTTTCCgttatcaatatttattatcagtCATCTTTGCAGTATTGGCCAATTGTACCTCTGCTTTAACTCCTCTCTTGACTCGTCGTTTGATCTCATCGGTGGAGAAACGTGCTTACGAAGGTCAAGGTGTGGGTCCAGGGGTAGGTTATGCAATTGGGGCTTGTGTTATGCTTTTAATCAATGGGTTCTTATTCCATCatttcttatattttgCTCAAATGACCGGTGTCCAGGCCAAGTCCGTGCTTTTACAAGCTGCtgtttttaaatcttcTCGTCTTTCTAATCGTGCTCGTTCCAGATTCCCTTCCGGTAATATTCAATCTTTGGCATCCACAGATTTGGCTCGTCTAGAATTTGCCATTTCTTTCCAACCATTCTTAGCTGGGTTTCCTGCTACTTTGGCAGCCGCTACCACTTTATTGATCATTTATTTGGGTGCTATTGCCCTTGTAGGTATCGGTGTCTTCTTCCTGGCTCTTATCTTGATGATGGTTCTTTTCCGTCATGTCATTCAAACACGTATTAAATCAAACGTTTTAACTGACCAAAGAGTTAGATTAATGCGTGAATTATTAGGTGCTGCTcgtaatataaaattatacgCTTGGGAAGATGCTTGTGAATCTCGTGTAGCTGAAGTTCGTTCTAAGGAAACTGCTCGTGTCACTCGTATgcaattattgaaaaatgcTGCCATTGCTATGGCTGTATCATTACCAAACGTTGCTTCATTAACCACTTTCCTTTCATTGTATGCTTTAAACCATTCTTCTAGTGGACTTATGGGTGGTATTGGTGGTCGTGATGTAGGATCTGTCTTTGCCTCTTTGTCATTGTTCCAAGTATTGGGTTTACAGATGTTCTTCTTACCAGTTGCTATAGGGACAGGTATTGATATGATTTTGGGGTTGGATAGaatacaaaaattattgttagAAGAGGAAATGGGGGATCATCCTATTCATCCTGGTAAAGGTGATCTTGAAACTCATGAAGATCAAGTAGAAATGATTGAAATAGTCAATTTAGATAAACAAGATAAATTAGATCAGGATAAATCCGATCACTATAACACTGAATCAACTTCTTCGGGAAAGATCTTATCTTCTTCTCAAATCTCGTTACCAAACGATTCTTTACCAAATGACTCTGCTGCTATTACTGTAAATGATTGTACTTTTGCCTGGGATAGTGAAGATCCAAATGATGAAACAAAGGACAAGACAAAGGATAAAGATTCGAAGTCCAAAGATTCGAAATccaaagataaaaaatctaaagATAAGAAATCCAAAGATAAGCAAAAGGGTCCTGAGGAAAAAGAAGCACCTACTATTTTGAAACCTTTACTTTCCAATATCAATTTCACTATCCCTAAAGGTGAATTCGTTGTTGTTACTGGTCCTGTCGGTTCAGGGAAAACTTCTCTTTTATTTGCCCTTGCTGGTTTAATGGAACAACTTTCTGGTGAAATGAATCATTCTGGTGATCTTTTACTTTGTGGTATCCCCTGGGTTCAAAACGCCACTATTCGTGATAATATCTTATTCGGTTCTCCATATGATCCTACTTTTTACAAAAGAGTCCTACATGTTTGTGCATTAGAATctgatttagaaaatttacCTGCTCATGATAAAACAGAAGTCGGTGAACGTGGGGTCACTTTATCAGGTGGTCAAAAGGCAAGAATTAGTTTAGCTCGTGCTgtttacaaaaataaagacatttatttatttgatgacGTTTTAAGTGCAGTAGATGCAAGAGTAGGTAGACATATCATGGACTATTGTATGAATGATCATCTAAGTGATAAAACAAGAATCTTGGCTACTCATCAATTATCCTTAGTTGAAAAAGCTGATCGTATTATTGTCTTGTCAACTTCCAAAGATGCTCCACATTTCGAAATCGGTacttttaaagaattaataaaaacaaattctACTTTACAATCTTTAATGCAATTCACTTCTTCTCAATcggaaaatgaaaatgaagatgaagatgaaaatgaagaagatattaAACAAGAAGCTCTTCAAAAGATCCAAACTCATGTTTCTATAAACTCTGTAGAACAAGATGGTGCTCTGGTATCAAGTGAAGAACGTGCCGTTAATTCTATCACTTGGCATGTCTATAAAACTTATGTACAAGCTGCCACGGGGAAGTTATGGTTCATCTCTTTACCTtcttatttcattttcgtTATTGGTACAACTTTTTGTAATCTTTTCTCTTCCGTTTGGTTATCTTATTGGTCTGAAGATAAATTCCATAATAGATCTCCAAGCTTTTATATGGGGTTGTATTCCTTCTTTGTCTTTGGCTCTTATATTTTCATGAATGGTCAATATACTCTCTTATGCTATATGGGGGTAGTGGCTTCCAAAACGTTGAATTTACAAGCTCTTCATAAAATCCTTCATACTCCAATGTCCTTTATGGATACAAATCCATTAGGTCGTATCTTGAATAGATTTACAAAGGATACTGATGCTCtagataatgaattaactGAAAATTTACGTCTTGCAATGTCTCAAATAGCAAATATTATCGGTGTCGGAGCTATGTGTATCATTTATTTACCGTGGTTTGCTATTGCTATACCTTTCTTACTTCTCATCTTCTTATTAATTGCTGATCATTATCAAAGTACAGGTAGAGAAGTTAAAAGATTAGAAGCCATTCAAAGATCCTTTGtctataataatttaaatgaaatgtTAACTGGTATGGATACTATTAAAGCTTATAATGCTCAAGATCGTTTTGCAACAAAatctgaatttttaattgataaaatgAATGAAGCTGCTTATATATCTATTGCGGTGCAACGTTGGGCTGGTATCTTCCTTGATTTAGTGGCAGTGGCTTTCGCTCTTATCATTACTCTTTTATGTGTCACTAGACAATTCCATATTTCTGGTGCCGATACTGGTGTTTTATTAACTTACGTCTTACAATTACCAGGCCTATTAAATACTGTCCTAAGAGCTTTGACTCAAACTGAAAATGATATGAATAGTACAGAAAGATTGGTCTCTTATGCTACCCAGTTACCTCAAGAAGCTCAATATAGGAAACCAGAATGTTCTCCACCAATTGATTGGCCACAAAATGGTCATattgtttttgaaaatatcaattttgCTTATAGACCAGGCTTaccaataattttgaaaaatttcaatttaattattaaaccTAACGAAAAGATTGGGATTTGTGGGAGAACTGGTGCTGGTAAATCTACTATCATGAATGCTCTTTATCGTTTAACTGAACTTACAACAGGTAAGATTATAATTGACGATATTGATATCTCAAATTTAGGCCTTTATGAATTAAGAAGTAAATTGGCAATTATTCCGCAAGATCCAGTCTTATTTAGAGGAAACATTAGAAGAAATTTGGATCCTTTCGATGAATATCAAGATGATCTATTATGGGAATCTTTAGTAAAAGCCGGTGCCATTGATTCTCAAGAATTAGAGACTGTCAAATCGCAAGATAAAAATTCCGATGCAAAGAATCTTCATAAGTTCCATTTAAATCAAAGTGTCGATGAAGATGGGaacaatttttctttaggTGAAAGACAGGTACTAGCGTTGACAAGAGCATTAGTACGTCAATCTAAAATCTTAATTTTGGATGAAGCTACTTCCTCAGTTGATTATGAAACCGATGCAAAGATACAGAATTTGATTGCAACTGCATTTAACCATTGTACAATATTATGCATTGCTCATAGATTAAAGACTATCCTTAATTATGATCGTATTTTGGTTTTAGAGAAGGGTGAAGTAGCCGAATTTGATACTCCTTGGaatcttttcaataatgatggtattttcaaaagtatGTGTTCAAGAGCAAATATCACTGAAGAAGACTTTCctaaacaaaaacaaatctaa